A single region of the Latilactobacillus curvatus JCM 1096 = DSM 20019 genome encodes:
- a CDS encoding HAD hydrolase-like protein, giving the protein MIDMTKGTVLFDLDGTIADSQEGIVNALEYMIEELSLPTQTKAELVTFIGPPLNETIMREFGLNAAATQEAIKVFQAYYAPKGLYENQLYPGMRETLAALQAQDLQLAIATSKPEPFAKKVIDHLELSDYFSGVFGASVDETTRVKKADVITYALSELGLSPQTAPLLMVGDRQNDILGAKQNAMNAVGVSYGFGTIAELKKAGAVQIVQQPTELITSLPANLKF; this is encoded by the coding sequence ATGATTGATATGACAAAGGGGACCGTTTTATTTGATTTGGATGGAACGATAGCCGATTCGCAAGAAGGCATCGTGAACGCCTTGGAATATATGATTGAGGAGTTATCATTGCCGACGCAAACCAAAGCTGAACTGGTCACATTCATTGGGCCACCCCTCAATGAAACAATTATGCGTGAGTTTGGTTTAAATGCAGCTGCTACTCAAGAAGCTATTAAAGTCTTTCAAGCCTATTATGCGCCTAAAGGGTTGTATGAAAATCAACTTTATCCTGGCATGCGAGAAACCCTAGCGGCATTGCAAGCACAGGATTTACAACTGGCAATTGCGACTTCGAAACCAGAACCATTCGCTAAGAAGGTCATTGATCATTTAGAGTTAAGTGATTACTTTAGCGGTGTTTTTGGAGCAAGTGTTGATGAGACAACGCGGGTCAAAAAAGCGGATGTCATTACTTACGCATTATCAGAACTTGGTCTATCACCACAAACCGCACCATTACTGATGGTGGGTGATCGCCAAAATGATATCTTGGGCGCTAAGCAAAACGCGATGAATGCAGTTGGTGTTAGTTATGGGTTTGGCACAATCGCGGAACTCAAAAAGGCAGGTGCTGTCCAAATTGTCCAACAACCCACCGAGTTAATCACATCATTACCGGCTAATCTTAAATTTTAG
- a CDS encoding prolyl oligopeptidase family serine peptidase yields the protein MISTEERQIGAVSTLIVAPSGQEKAVLPTVFVYHGWTHRKESELMVAHFLAKAGFRVVLPDAKYHGKRHGSQLFSELMFEFWDIVMQSVTEFGELVATLSAEGLVDPERIGVTGTSMGGITTDAILTRYPNVKIGVDKIGAPMPVALAKWQVSQLPTALQTKYQDAIEDTLARLAAYDLSMHVDHLAGRPLHFYHGTADTMVPYQFTADFMTEIQAQPSSATALVTLTTEENGQHKVSDDAQLKTVELMQQYLL from the coding sequence ATGATTAGCACTGAAGAACGGCAAATTGGGGCAGTCAGTACGTTGATTGTGGCCCCAAGTGGTCAAGAAAAAGCGGTATTACCAACTGTCTTTGTATATCATGGTTGGACGCACCGTAAAGAGTCAGAATTAATGGTCGCCCACTTTTTAGCCAAGGCTGGTTTTCGCGTGGTCTTACCAGATGCGAAGTATCATGGTAAACGACATGGTAGTCAGCTCTTTTCTGAGTTAATGTTTGAATTTTGGGACATTGTGATGCAGTCGGTCACAGAGTTTGGTGAACTGGTTGCAACACTGAGCGCTGAAGGCTTAGTTGATCCTGAACGGATTGGTGTTACAGGGACTTCGATGGGTGGCATTACAACCGATGCGATTCTCACCCGATATCCGAATGTCAAAATTGGCGTTGATAAGATTGGCGCACCAATGCCTGTCGCACTTGCTAAATGGCAGGTTAGTCAATTACCAACGGCCTTGCAAACCAAGTATCAAGATGCGATTGAAGATACCCTAGCACGGTTAGCGGCGTATGACTTATCAATGCACGTTGATCACTTGGCAGGACGTCCATTGCATTTCTATCATGGAACTGCTGATACGATGGTGCCATATCAATTCACGGCAGATTTTATGACCGAAATTCAGGCGCAACCAAGTTCAGCCACTGCATTAGTGACATTAACGACGGAAGAAAATGGGCAACATAAAGTATCAGACGATGCCCAACTCAAAACCGTTGAACTGATGCAACAGTACCTACTTTAA
- a CDS encoding DUF1129 domain-containing protein codes for MAKNEQPAVTPEPVDIEGLEAKLSKKNADYLFKFKRALNAEQVPAERQTEILAEMLPEMVAEQHKGKPATQVYGPVTTKIDQLLHAPKRPKQTSLQLQMLDNGLIFLIMYLAFNGIAAYFSTKGSATSIGITSIVITAALAGIIMTYPMRYTQMPKEQRPPFWKMALVVIGLTLAFVAAYGVTILIPSFLNPVLPPLVQIVIAALLIGVRIYIKRRFKITGSFFG; via the coding sequence TTGGCTAAGAACGAACAACCAGCAGTAACCCCAGAACCAGTTGATATTGAAGGGTTAGAAGCAAAACTCAGTAAGAAAAATGCGGACTATTTATTTAAGTTCAAACGCGCATTAAATGCCGAACAAGTGCCAGCAGAACGCCAAACTGAAATCTTGGCAGAAATGTTACCAGAAATGGTAGCAGAACAACATAAGGGCAAGCCTGCAACACAAGTATATGGTCCAGTGACAACCAAGATTGATCAATTGTTGCACGCGCCAAAACGTCCTAAGCAAACATCACTTCAACTCCAAATGCTTGATAACGGCTTAATCTTTTTAATTATGTACCTAGCCTTTAACGGAATTGCGGCTTATTTCTCAACGAAGGGGTCAGCAACCAGCATTGGGATTACATCAATTGTCATTACGGCTGCGCTTGCGGGGATCATCATGACTTATCCAATGCGCTATACGCAAATGCCAAAAGAACAACGGCCACCATTTTGGAAGATGGCATTGGTTGTAATCGGCTTAACACTAGCCTTTGTTGCGGCATACGGTGTGACAATCTTGATTCCAAGTTTCTTGAATCCAGTCTTGCCACCACTTGTTCAAATCGTAATTGCAGCACTCTTAATCGGCGTGCGGATTTATATCAAACGCCGTTTTAAGATTACAGGTTCATTCTTCGGTTAA